CTCCTGGAGGCCTGCGGCGAAGGAGACGAAGTCGAGTTCCTGCACCTGGAGCCCCGGCGTGCGGGAGTCGGTCGGGAGCAGACGCGCCGCGCGGAGTTCAAACTCGCCGAGCATCGGGCGCGGTGCCCCCGGCGCGGCCGCGCTCGGCAAACGCACGGCCATCTCCGGCGGAGCCTGCACTTCGAGGCGCACCCGAAGCGGCTCGCCAACCTCGACGCGTCCGCTCGCGGCGACGAGCTTTGCGCGCACCCCCGCAGCCTCGGCGTGGGCGTCGGTGATGAGATCGGCGTCGGACATCGATGCCGCTGCTGGAGCGACTTGGTTCTGCGGCGCAGTGGCACCTGGGGTTCGGCTCGGAGTCGGGGAATCGAACACCTGCGCGTTGGCGCCAGCGCCAGCTCCACTCAGCGCCACGGCGCCATTGATCAGCAGCGCAGCGCAGCGCGAGCCGGCGCGGCGCCTCTGGTGGCATGGGAGGCGATCGCTCCTCGGCCCCATCACCGCTTCCTCCCCTCGCGACGGCGGAAGTAGTCCATGAGGGGACGGCCGCAATCGGCGCCGGTCTCGACTTCGATTGGTGTCATCTTCGATCGGGCGAACGCGCGGCGTCGGCGCTCGAAGCCTTCGGCAGCCATGGCTGCGTAGCGCGATCGCACGCGCCGGCTGGTGGTGTCGATGACCACGCGCTCACCCGTCTCGGGATCGACACACTCGACAAGTCCGACGGCGGGCAGCACGCCCTCGCGCCGATCGTGGACGACGACCGGGATGACATCATGGCGCTGGCGGGCCAGCGAGAGGGAGTCCTCCCACCCCTCATCTAGGAAGTCGCTCACGACAAAGAGCACGGAGCGCCGCCGCTGAATGCGATCGAGTTCCCGGATGGCTTCGCCCAGTCGCGTGCCCCGGCCCGCAGGCTGAAATCCCAGCAGCTCGCGAACGATCCGGAGCACATGCCTTGAGCCCTTGCGCGCGGGGACAAAGCGCTCGATCCGATCGGTGAAGGCCATCAGGCCCACCTTGTCGTTGTTGCGAATCGCCGAGAAGGCCACGGTCGCCGCCACTTCCGCCGCCAGCTCGCGCTTGAACTGGGCACATGAACCGAAGGAGAGCGACCCGGACAAGTCCACAGCCAGCATGACCGTCAGCTCACGCTCCTCGCGAAAGAGCTTGACATGAGGCATCCCGACTCGAGCGGAGACATTCCAGTCGATCGAGCGCACATCGTCGCCGATCGTGTAAGGACGCACCTCCTCGAACTCCATGCCTCGCCCCTTGAAGGCGGAGTGATACTGCCCCGCGAGCGCCTCGCTCACGATCCGGCTGGTCCGGATCTGGATGCGGCGAACCTTGCGAAGGAGTTCTCTGGCGTCAGAGAAGGTGGGGGCGGCAACCATGCTTACTTCATGCGAATGCGTTCACGGGGCGTTCGGCGCAGCGGGGCGCATGAGCCGCCGCCGCACGAATGCCCGTGCCGATCATCACGGCACGGGGACATGCTCAAGCAGCGTGCGGACGACATCATCACTGGTGCGCTCGAGCGCTTCGGCTTCATAGGTCAGGCCAATGCGATGACGCAGCACCTCGAGGGCGACATCCTTGACATCCTGCGGCACCACATAGCCGCGGCCGTCGAGGAAGGCCTTGGCACGCGACGCCAGCGTGAGCGCAATCGTCGCTCGCGGTGAGGCGCCGTACTGAATCAGCTCCTTGAGTGGCGCCTTGAAGGCGCCGGGGTCGCGCGACGCAACAACGATGTTGACGATGTAGTCCTTGATCCGATCGTCGACGAAGATCTCATCGATGACGGCGCGGGCCGCCGTGATCGATTCCGGGTGCATGACCGGCTCGATGGCGATCTTCGAGTTGGTGCGTGCCATGCGGTCGAGAATCTGCCGCTCCTGCTTGGGCGTCGGGTAACGCACCACCAGCTTCAGCAGGAATCGATCGACCTGCGCCTCGGGCAGGGGATAGGTGCCCTCCTGCTCAATGGGATTCTGCGTTGCCAGCACGAGGAAGGGGTCGGCCATCGGGTAGGTCTCGGTGCCGATGGTGACCTGGCGCTCCTGCATCGCCTCGAGCAAGGCGCTCTGGACCTTCGCCGGCGCACGATTGATTTCGTCGGCCAGCACGATGTTCGTGAAGATCGGGCCCTTCTTGACGACGAAGTCGCCGCTCGCGGGGCGGTAGACGAGCGTGCCGATGAGGTCCGCCGGCAGCAGGTCGGGTGTGAACTGCACGCGCTGGAAGCCCGTGCGGATGCCGGCGGCAAGGGTTGCGACGGCCGTGGTCTTGGCGAGTCCGGGCACGCCCTCGATCAGGATGTGCCCGTTCGAGAGAAGACCGATGAGCAGCCCTTCGAGGAGCTCATCCTGTCCGACGACCACTCGGTGCATCTGCTCCACGAGTTGGCGAAAGGGTTTGCTTGCGGCTTCGACTTGTCGTTCGATGGAGGAGATGTCGTGTTGGGTGACGGTCATGGAGGGTTCCTCAGGTCACGGCGCCTCAGGGGCTCATGGTGGGGCCCCTCGCCTCGGTACATTCAGGTCTCATGCGCCAGTGCTGACGGAAGCTCCCGCCAGCAGCAAGGTGGTACCCGGAAGAAGATACGGCGCTTCATCGTGGCGTGTGAAAGGGCGTGTCGTCGTAGGATCGGCGCTGAGGTCAACACCTGCGGCCTGAGTGGGCCGCCGGGCGGAGACGGGACTTTGTCACGGGAGTGTTTCATGCGAGTCGGCTGGATTGGTTGCGGCGTGATGGGACGCTCCATGGCGGGTCATCTTCTTGACGCAGGACACGAGGTGGTTCTCCACACTCGGACGAAGTCGAAGGCGTCGGCACTCCTCGCGCGCGGGGCGACTTGGGCATCGACACCCGCCGCCGCTGCCGATGGCGCGGACGCGGCCTTCTCGATGGTGGGCATGCCCGACGAAGTGGAGATGGTTCATCTTTCGGGCGAGGGCACGCTGGCGGCCAGGACACCTCCTCGTGTGGTGGTGGACATGGGCACATCGCCGCCGTCACTTGCGCGGCGCATCGCGCACCGTGCTCGCGAGGTGGGTGTTGGCAGCGTCGATGCGCCGGTCTCCGGTGGCGACATCGGTGCCAGGAATGCAGCCCTTTCGATCATGGTCGGAGGTGAGGAGAGCGATGTCGCCGCCGCAATGCCTCTCCTTGAGAAGCTCGGGCGAACGATCGTGCATCATGGCCCCCCCGGCAGCGGCCAGCACTGCAAGTTGGTGAATCAGATTCTCGTGGCCGCGGCCACCATCAGCATGTGTGAGGCACTGACCTACGCCCACGGGGCCGAACTCGATGCGGACAAGGTTCTCCGAAGTGTCGGAGGTGGTGCGGCTGGAAGCTGGACCATCGAGCACCTGGCGCCGCGCGTGCTCCGGGGCGACCTTGCGCCCGGCTTCATGGCTGAGCATCTCGCCAAGGATCTCGCCATCGCGATCGACGAAGCGAAGGAGATGTCCCTTGAACTCCCGGGTCTGCTGCTGGCCAAGCGGCTCTTTGATGACCTCGTGGCGAAGGGATACGGCGCACGGGGCACGCACGCCATGATTCTGCACTACCGCCCAGATCTCGCGAAGTCGATGCCCGAGTCAACCTGAGGTGATGGGTGACGACGGATCGACCTGTTCAGTCGACAACCCTCGGACCAACAGCCCCGGCGGCGTGATCCTTGCGCCAAGACCAGGGCGACGCCGAACGAACCCCCGCGCGGGATCTGAAACAGTCCGTTACTTCGTGGCGAGGTAGCGCTCGACGCTCCGAACATCGGCCACGATCTGCGGCGTGATGCGAAGCGTGAACGAGGCACCGACCGTGGGCACGACGACCTTGGTTGGCGTCTTGCGGCGAGCAAAGAGTCGGCCGCCGCGCTGCGTCCACGGCGTCTCCCGGCGACGCACATGAGCCAAGCGTGAGAGCGTTCGCTGCACCTTCGGCTGAAGTCGCATGAGGCGCTGAAGCGTCTTGCGCTGGCGCTCCGTGCGGGGGAGGGCCTTGATGGTGAAGGTGACGGTGCTGCTGGGGGCGAGCTCGGCCATGGAAGCGTCCTTCTGAATCGCCCGGACCGACTTGGTCAGGCGGCGAGAGTCCCGCAGGGTAGCGGGAAAGGCCATTCAATGCCAGCGGACAGGGGGTGTGGGCTGAGTTCACGCCCCGGGATCGCTCCTCGAAAGGCGGCATAGCGCGGCGTTGGGGGCCGATCACCAGCCACCAGAGCACGCAGGGGGGCTGTTGGCCTTGTTCGGTGATCGCCGGGCGGGACCGTCAAAGGCCGACGGCCGAGGCAGCCCTCGGCAGAGGGCGTGCACGGAGGAAGATGACCACGGTCTCCTCGGTCCCGGGCAGGTCGACCGCCGTGACCGCGGGCGGCCCGTCGATCGGTGCGGCGATCGACCCTGAACTGATCGCCTCGACTCCCTCGCGCGTGACCGCGCACTCGAAGACGACTCGGACCCCTCGCTCGGTGTCCCACTCGGGACGGAAGGCGAACCGCAGGTTCAACCCCGGCTCGGAGAGCACCGACTCGGCCTGCTCATCCATCGTGGTCACGAGCGTCGGTGATGCGACTCGCGCAGCCCCGGCGATTGACATGACTGCCTCGGGCCGGATCACTTCCGTGCGCTCCGACATCGAGATGATGCGCCAGTCGCGCGTGGGAACCCGAATGGCATCGACCGAGACTTTCAGCATGGAGGGATGGGTCAGTCGAAGCTCTTCAACGAGCGCGGCGAGTCGCCGATGGATCGTTGCCGGTGCGCTCACCAGGACCGTGCCGCCGGTGCGCGAGGCGTGAAGGAGATCGCCGCCATTCACGAGCCACGAGTCGGGATCGATGTGTTCGCGCGCCTTCGTCATGAAGTCGTCGGCGAGCAGATCCACTCGATAGGCGCGCGTGCGCCGCAGCGCGGTGGCCGCCGCATCATTCATGATGCGCAGGCGACCGAGCGTCGCCTCGGCGCGCGGCCGAGCAAAAGTCGTCCCGACATTCGCACAGATCGCCTCAAGGACGGCCAGCAGCGACCCCTGCGCGCCAGCGAGCACGGCGGGACCGTCGTTGCGGATACCCATCGAGACAAGGCCCTCCCAATCGACCTCGATCGGCAGGTTCGTCTGCGCCGTGAGCGCAGCGATCACCTCATCAAGTGTCTGCACATCGCGCGGCACGGTGACCGAGAGAGTCGCGGCAAGATCGAGGAGCGCGAGCTCCTGGGCGAGCACATCGAGTTCAGCGGCGGTTGGGGGCGATACCGCCTCGGGAGTCGGCGGTGGCGCCTCGGATGGCTGCGGACGGGGGAGATCCGCCGGCAGCGGAGGTGGACGAAGGGGGTGCTGCCCCGGTGGGTGCAACGACTGCGGCCGCGCGGCGCTCGCGGTCAGCAGAGATGCACGCTCCGCGCGGTGACTGGGACGCGCATCCGCGGTCGAGGCGGCACCATGCACGGAGCTGAACGGCGCGGCCAGCGGCACCACCATCGCGAGCACGATCGTTCGCTCTCTGCAAAGGGCAATACCTGACGAGGCACGGCTGATGACTCTGTTCACGCACACTCCTACCGGTAGGGCGGCTCGCTCGCTGCGAGAAGCCGAAGGCTCGGGCACGGAAGGCCCCGGTCCGACATGTTCACGATCTATGACGCGGTGATCGCGTCACGGATCGGCTTGACGATGTGTGGAATCACGCGATCCTCGGCAAGCCGCTCGGCGTGACCGCAGAGCGTGGCCAGCAGCGTGGGCAACTCGGCGATCGCCTGGATCGGTCCGCTGCGCCGGACGGTGAGATAGACACTGATGGGCTCCTCACCCGCCCGAACCACGGTCGGTTCGCTGCTCTTGGTCCGGCTCTTCACCTCGAAGTAGGCCTGGAGGTCATTCGATGGGCTGAGGGAGAGCCCCATGAAGGGCTGCACATCGATGGGGCGCTCCTGCTGAAGGTCGACCAATGCCGCAAGTGGCGACTCCGCAAGGAGCGCATCCCAGATGATCTGATCGCGATTGCCCTCGGTCTCGAAGTCGAAGCAGAAGATGAGTTCAAGATGCTCGACATCAAGTGGAGAGATCGAGAGGTACCACGGCGCCACTTCGAGCACCGTGCGATGGAGCGCATACGCGGCGTCGAGCGACGGAGGATTGACCATGCCGCTGCGCAGCGAGGTCTGCCGCATGGTCACCCAGGAGAAGGTCCGATCGTGGTCGTCGCTCTCGAGCACGATCTCCTGGTCGAAGCGGCGCAGGTGCCTGAGCGACGGCGCCTGCTTGCGGACGCGATCAAAGAGTTCGAGCACCGGCTCCCGACCCGCGGGCAGGTCGAGCTTCAGCGCCAGTTTCTGGTTGATGTAGAAGTCTCGGCACCACAGGCCGTACTCGGTTCCCATCCTTGCCTCCGGCCGCCGAGCATACGGGAAGGGCGTCGACGCTCTGGTGCTTCGCAGGCGGTGGCAGCGGCTGTGGACAGCCTGTCAGTGTGACGAGTTGAGGAGCCACTCGACGACCGCCCCGGTGTCGTCGAGTGCATTGAGCGCCATGTGCGCGCCGTGCTCGGCGAGGGTGTCGCGCGGGAATTCGCCGGTCGCCACGCCCAGCACCCTACAGCCGGTCGCGAGGGCGCAATCGACATCATGCGGCGTGTCACCGATGATGACCACGCGTTCGGGGTCCATCGGCCGGCCGTGCTGCTCATGAAAGCGTCGGATGGCCACTGGTGGTAGGGCCCGACGGCTCTCCCCATCCTCCGCCCACGCGTTCACTTTGAAGAGAGTGTGATCGAGTCCGCTGTGACGAATCTTGAGCGTGCCCGTTTCGCTGTAGTTGCCGGTGAGCAAGCCAAGATGCACGCCCGGGCGCCCGCGCAGCGCATCAAGGAGTACCGGCACTCCGGGCATGACTCGCGTCGAGCCCGGGGCGCTGTCAAGCTTTGCGCGGAGGCACTCCGCGTAGGTGGCGCGGAAGCGAGCATGCACCGAGGGTTCATCGGGAATGCCGTGACGCTCGGCGAGATCGCGCCAGATGAGCGTGTCGAGCCGTCCGGCGACGGGGATGCTATCGAATGAGAAGCGCTGCGCGGGAAAGAGCCGGGAGAGCGCCTCGATCATCGCGGCCATGCCTGCCCCCTGCGTTCGCAGGAGCGTGCCATCGATGTCGAAGAGAATGAGGCGTTCGCCATCCATCGGCGGAGACGCCTCAGGCAAGCGCCGCTGCCTTCGCGCCGGTCGCCGCCACGATCCGTCGCGCCGCGTCGGTGAGATCGCTGGCCGCCTGCATCGTGGGAATGCTGCGCTGGGCGTCCTTCAGAATCCGCCTCGCCGCATCGACATTCGTGCCTTCGAGACGAACCACGAGTGGAACCTTGAAGCCGATTTGCGTTGCCGCGGCGACGATCGCGCGGGCGATGCGATCGCAGGGCATGATGCCGCCGAAAATGTTGACGAGGACGCCCTTCACACGAGGGTCGGCAAGGATGATGCGAAAGGCCTCTCCGACCGCTTCCTCGCTGGCGCTGCCGCCGACATCGAGGAAGTTGGCGGGATGGCCGCCATGGAGCTTCACCAGGTCCATCGTGCTCATCGCGAGACCGGCGCCGTTGACGAGGCACCCGATCGAGCCGTCGAGCGCCACATAGCTCAGGCCGAACTCATGCGCGCGGATTTCGGCGGGGTTCTCCTCGGTCGGATCGAATAGGTCGGCGACTTCGCTCTGCCGGAAGAGGGCATTGTCATCAAAGGTGAACTTGGCATCGATGGCGAGCACCTGTCCGTCGGGATGCTCACTCGAAGGAGGCGTGACCACGAGCGGATTCACCTCGGCGAGGCTTGCATCGCGATCGACCGCGAGTTTGGCGAGGCGCAGCATGATCGTGACCGCCTGGGCCACCTGTCGGCCATGGAAGCCAAGCTTGAAGGCGATCTCACGCGCCTGGTAGGGAGCGAGGCCGGTGACAGGGTCCATCGGCACGCGCAGGATCGCCTCCGGGCGCTCCTCGGCGACCGTCTCGATCTCGGTTCCCCCTTCGGCGCTGGCGATCACAAGATTGGTCCGCACGGAGCGATCGAGGGTGACCGCGAGATAGAACTCCTTCGCAATCTCGACTGCCTCGGCCACGAGCAGCGTGCGAACCTCGAGGCCCTCGGGCGGAGTCTGCGGGCTCTTCATTCGCGTGGAGAGCATGAACTCGGCAGCCTTGCGGGCCTCTTCGCCGGAGCGCACCAGCTTGACGAAGCCAGCCTTGCCACGGCCTCCGGCATGCACCTGCGCCTTCATGACGACTTCCTTCGCCCCTTCGCCGAAGAGTCGCTGCGCCTCGGTCACGGCATCGGGGACACTGTGGGCCACGGAGAATCGCGGGGTGGCGACCCCGGCGCCTCGAAGCAACGCTCTCGCCTGGTGTTCGTGGATCCGCATGAGGGGCAGGAAGCTTAGCAGCCGCCCGGACCCGGCGATGCGGCCGGGACGCTCTGGGCCGCCGCTCGCTTCGCCGCCCGCCGTGCATTCCACCACTCGTAGACGATCGGCATGACGCTCACGACGATGATGCCGCCGATCACGAGGGTGAAGTTCTCCTTGACGACCGGCGTGTTTCCGAAGAAATACCCCGCGTAGACGAAGCTCGTCACCCAGACGATCGCACCGATCACGTTGTAGGCGAAGAAGCGCCGGTAGGTCATCGTGCCGATGCCTGCGACGAATGGGGCAAAGGTGCGCACGATGGGCACGAATCGGGCCAGGATGATCGCCTTGCCGCCGTGCTTCTCGAAGAAGCGATGGGTGCGTTCAAGGTGCTGCTTCTTCAGGAATCGGTAGCGATCGGTGAACGCCCGCGGCCCGATCCACTTCCCGATGTGGTAGTTCACCGCATCCCCGATCACTCCGGCGATGATGAGCAGGATCACCAGGAGGTGGACATTCAGGCCCACCGTGCCGGCCGCCTGTTCATCGGGCTGCTGAGTGATCGCGACGATGGCTCCCGCCGCGAAGAGCAGCGAGTCGCCGGGCAGGAAGGGGGTCACCACGAGCCCCGTCTCGCAGAAGATGATCAGGAAGAGAAGGACATAGATCCACGCTCCATAGGCGTGGACGAACTCGGTCAGAAACTGAGGCAGCTCGGTGAAGAGCCGCATGAATTCATGGAGAAGTTCCATCATGGCGTAGGTGGGGGGAGAGGCCAGCGTAGGTCATCGGGCCTCCACGAGGGAGGACTCCCACGCTACACTTCGGCTCGTCGTGCTCGGCAAGTCCAGCACGAAGGGACAGGTGGCCGAGCGGCTGAAGGCGCCGGTTTGCTAAACCGGTATACGGGGTACCGCCTCGTATCGCGGGTTCAAATCCCGCCCTGTCCGTTTCTTGATGTCCTGCGGGGGCCTCTGAGTCGTGGCCGCGGTGAACCCGCGGCGCGCTGGGTGGTCACGCGAGAGCCCTGCCGCGGCGCGAGAGAGCAACCTTGGCGCAGAAAAAACCTCCTGGCTGCATGCAGCCAGGAGGTCTGGTCGTGTTGAGCCTTGAGAGCGGCTTACTCCGGCATCGCCAGCGCGCGCTCCTCGAGCGCCTTCGAGACCGCATGGTTCACGCGAGCTCGGAAGATCTGCCCATCGGGGCTCCATCCGAAGCGCTTGATCGCCGTGCGAATCTCCTCATGACTCAGTTGGCCGATGGCCACATCCATCATGGAGCGCAAGGCCTTCTTCGCGGTCGGCTGGCTCTTCAGCCACTCGGCCGCTGTTGGTGCGAAGGTGTCGTAGGCATCCCTCACCACCGACGGAGCGTGGCGGTCGAGCCATGTGCGGAAGTAGACCCAGCGCGGGTTGTTCGCGCCGTAGACCTCCCGCGCGACCCAGCAGGGGATCGGCGGCTCGAGCGGCGGATTCGGCTGAACCTGCACGAAGTCCCACCATGTCTGATAGGTGTTCACGGTCGGCGGCCCGATCGTGACGAGGCGGAATCGCACCTTGCCCTGACCGCTCGATGTGTCGATGAGGTTGATGGTGTTGTAGAGCAGGTTGATGGAACCTGAGCCGATGTTGACGACTCCGCCCCCTTCGTCATCAAAGAAGGTCAGCGTGTCGGGAAGCAGGAGCCAGCGATTCGTCTGCACATTGAAGACGAAGAACATCGTGTAGACGCTGTTGCTCGGGATCGCTTCGCCGATCGCGGTGATCGAGAGGTTCGAAAGCTGCTGAGGCTCGTCGTAAATGGTCGTGACAGTCAGAAGCATGTCCGAGATGACCGCCGTCGAGGGGTAGAAGATGCCGGGTCCGACCGGTGGAACGGTGCCGCCACCGGCCCGCGCCGCTCGGATCCGGACTTGGTTTCCGTCGACGCTCAGCAGGCTGAAGACAGAGCCGCTGAGCAGGCGACCGACGAGAATCTGAATCTCGTAGTTGATGACTCCCTCGGGGAAGTTCCCGATGGGCTCATTGGTCAGGGTCGCGACGACCTGAGGCCCGAAGTCGATGAAGCCTCCGATGCCGAGGAACTCGCCATCGTTCACCGTGTCACCCGCGCAGGGGATCGCCGAAGTGAGTTGGAAGGGGCTGTTCTGGGGCACGCCGCACTGAAGGAACCGATTGAGACGCACCGTGGTCTTCACCTGCTGCGGAGTGAGTGGTGCGTCGAAGAGGGCCTTGGTGGCGCTCTGCATTCGAGCAACGCAGCCAGCAATCATGGCCGATGCCGCCGAAGTGCCGCCGAACTGAATGGTGTAGGTACGGTTGTTCGAGTTGGCCGCTCCGCCGCGCCACAGGTCGCCGTAGCCGCAGGTCGCCACATAGGCACCCCAGCCTGCGACATCGACCTCGTTCTGGCCGGGGTCGGAGTTGGGATTCGTGAAGTTGCTGAAGGGCAGTCGGCAATATCGCAACGACTGATAGAGCGCGGGGAAGCGGGGCTGTCCGGGCCAGACGGCGCCGACCACGACGGCCGCGCTTGGCGGGGCGGTACCGGGGCTTGTCACGACCGGGCTGCACTCGTTGCCGGCGGCGACCACGACGGCGATGCCGATCTGCGAAGCCACGACCGAGAGCAGGTAGATCTCCGGGCTTTGGAGGATCGTGCCACCCAGCGAGGTCGTGCCGCCAGTCAGCGGATCAGTGATCACGACCGGAAAATCCAGAGGAACCAGGAGCACATCGCCTGTCGTCAGCGTGCCAACTGCCGATCCGAGCGCATTCAGAAGGCGACCACCGACTCCGCCGCCACCGAAGGCGGGGAAGAAGATGCCCGTGGCGTCTGGAGCGACACCCGTAATGCCCTTGCCGTCAGCCGCAGCCAGCATGATGCCGAGCACAGCGGTGCCGTGGTGAGGATCAACGGGAGCGTCGGCCGAGGTGACGATTTCGATGCCCGGTTCAACGGAAACCCGGCCAGCGAACTCTTCATGATCGACGAATGCCGCGTTGTCGACGACTCCGATGACGATTCCGCCGCCGCGGGCCGCTGAGCCAGCGACACCGATCGCGGCCAGAGCGCTCTCAAAGCCCTGAATGTCCAAGCCGCCGCCGCGGAAGCCGCTGTTGAGGAACATGCGCGACGAATCAAGCTGGCCCTGATTCGTCGGAGCGAGAATGGTGGAGATTCCGACGCCCGGCGTGCCCGAGAGATCCTCAAGTGAACTGGCTGCGGGGGATCGGGTGAGCCACGCCTGGAGATTCCTCGACTGAAGACCAAAACCTGTCGTCACGATCTTGGGTGTGAAGTCGGGCGTCGCGCCGCCCGCGGGGAAGTTCCCCTGGTTCAGAACCGGGAAATCGGCCGGTCCGGGGTTGGTGCTCGCGGCGATGTTGCCCGCGAGAGGCTGCACGCAAGGGTTGATCGGATCGGCGGTTCGAGCGAGGCGGACGCAGTTCTCATCCCAGCCGATGATGCAGCAGGTCTGATCGATGACGCACACATAGACGCAGCACGGGGTGTTGGAGCAGCCTCGGTTGCCGGGCCGAACATTGAAGCAGCCGCCGTTGAGCTGATAGCCAATGCGCTCGAACGATGGATCCTGCATCGCAAGCTGCGCCGAGGAGGGGAACGCCGGGTTCACACCGGTGATCGCGACTGCGGTCGTCAGACCATCATCGCCCATGGGTGGCGGCGCGACAGCCGTGCTGTACCCAGTGACGGCCACGAGCTCAAAGGGGAAGGACGCGCCGCCGAGTCCCAGGGCGCTGAGCGTCGTCGCCTGGATCGTTGCATCGGGTGCACCTGGATTCGGGCCAGTGCGAAGGGCGAAGCAGGGGTCGTACTTGTACGAGCCGGGCAGCGAACTCTGATTTCCCGAGACCGGCAGGAAGGGGTCGTAGACGGTCCGATTGCAGAGCAGGTTGGCATAGAAGGCGCAGAGCGCGTCCCAACCACCTTCGACACAGCCGGGCTGGACCGTGGAGATTGTGCCGCAGCATGTCGCATCGTTGCACCCCCAGATGCAATCGAAGTCGTTCGCTCCGTTGTCGCAGGGCTCAGCGCAGTTGTTGCTGCAACCGGAACCAAAGACGAAATTCGAGCAGCGTCCGTTGATGTTGGGCAGACCCGGTGGAATACCGGGCTTGTTGCAGTTGACGGCTCCTGGAGGGAGTTCGCACGGGTCTCCGGGGGCGGACGCACACCCGGTCTGCGCGCCGGCCTGCTGACGGGCGGGGAAGGCCATCTGCTCGATCACCACGAACTCAACCTCGGGCAGCTCGTTGAGCGCACGGGCGCATCCAACGAGATCGTTGTCCGGCTGAACATAGATCATGCCAGCAAGGTCGGGTGCCGCGATGCCGCTGTTGGACTCAGCCCTCTCTTCGACGGCCTTCAGCCACTCAGGCGACTTGTCGAGCGCCTGCCATGCGGTGGCGCGGTACTGCGAGAGAATCTGGGTCACGGCAGGCAGCGCGACACCGTCGACGGTCTGCACAACCGCGCTGGGTGACCGCGGCGCGCGCACCTTGAGTTCATCGTTGAACTTCACGATGACACGACCGGTGGCCGTGGAGCGTCCGGTGTGTCGGTGCGCCG
The Phycisphaeraceae bacterium genome window above contains:
- a CDS encoding S8 family serine peptidase encodes the protein MSTIRLSVAVLSATLLSASVLAESRGTPDAARQAPIAAQDAKAKDPGAPLADLRGRDDLKAAMPQATRTPRERIAKTPSPLLQDPAHRHTGRSTATGRVIVKFNDELKVRAPRSPSAVVQTVDGVALPAVTQILSQYRATAWQALDKSPEWLKAVEERAESNSGIAAPDLAGMIYVQPDNDLVGCARALNELPEVEFVVIEQMAFPARQQAGAQTGCASAPGDPCELPPGAVNCNKPGIPPGLPNINGRCSNFVFGSGCSNNCAEPCDNGANDFDCIWGCNDATCCGTISTVQPGCVEGGWDALCAFYANLLCNRTVYDPFLPVSGNQSSLPGSYKYDPCFALRTGPNPGAPDATIQATTLSALGLGGASFPFELVAVTGYSTAVAPPPMGDDGLTTAVAITGVNPAFPSSAQLAMQDPSFERIGYQLNGGCFNVRPGNRGCSNTPCCVYVCVIDQTCCIIGWDENCVRLARTADPINPCVQPLAGNIAASTNPGPADFPVLNQGNFPAGGATPDFTPKIVTTGFGLQSRNLQAWLTRSPAASSLEDLSGTPGVGISTILAPTNQGQLDSSRMFLNSGFRGGGLDIQGFESALAAIGVAGSAARGGGIVIGVVDNAAFVDHEEFAGRVSVEPGIEIVTSADAPVDPHHGTAVLGIMLAAADGKGITGVAPDATGIFFPAFGGGGVGGRLLNALGSAVGTLTTGDVLLVPLDFPVVITDPLTGGTTSLGGTILQSPEIYLLSVVASQIGIAVVVAAGNECSPVVTSPGTAPPSAAVVVGAVWPGQPRFPALYQSLRYCRLPFSNFTNPNSDPGQNEVDVAGWGAYVATCGYGDLWRGGAANSNNRTYTIQFGGTSAASAMIAGCVARMQSATKALFDAPLTPQQVKTTVRLNRFLQCGVPQNSPFQLTSAIPCAGDTVNDGEFLGIGGFIDFGPQVVATLTNEPIGNFPEGVINYEIQILVGRLLSGSVFSLLSVDGNQVRIRAARAGGGTVPPVGPGIFYPSTAVISDMLLTVTTIYDEPQQLSNLSITAIGEAIPSNSVYTMFFVFNVQTNRWLLLPDTLTFFDDEGGGVVNIGSGSINLLYNTINLIDTSSGQGKVRFRLVTIGPPTVNTYQTWWDFVQVQPNPPLEPPIPCWVAREVYGANNPRWVYFRTWLDRHAPSVVRDAYDTFAPTAAEWLKSQPTAKKALRSMMDVAIGQLSHEEIRTAIKRFGWSPDGQIFRARVNHAVSKALEERALAMPE